One Sulfurimonas crateris genomic window carries:
- a CDS encoding F0F1 ATP synthase subunit A, with product MGELFTFFGLISHDKTFIYMTHMLLSAGIALVLVKMAMSNLKMVPTGTQNVMEAYISGVLKMGTDVMGQENARRYLPLVATIGLFVGIANLIGVIPGFEAPTAFLEFAFTLALSVFIYYNYEGIRRQGVIKYFKHFLGPVWWLYWLMFPIEIVSHISRLVSLSFRLFGNVKGDDMFLMVILMLAPWVLPLIPFALLTFMAFLQAFIFMMLTYVYLGGAIAVDEH from the coding sequence ATGGGTGAATTGTTCACATTTTTCGGTCTAATTTCTCACGATAAGACTTTTATCTATATGACGCACATGCTGCTTTCGGCAGGTATCGCTTTAGTGCTTGTCAAGATGGCTATGTCAAACTTAAAAATGGTTCCGACTGGAACTCAAAACGTAATGGAAGCGTACATCTCAGGCGTTCTTAAAATGGGAACGGATGTTATGGGTCAAGAGAATGCTCGCCGTTATCTTCCTCTTGTTGCGACTATCGGTCTGTTTGTAGGTATCGCAAACTTAATAGGGGTTATACCTGGTTTTGAAGCTCCGACCGCATTTTTAGAGTTTGCATTTACACTTGCTCTTTCAGTATTTATCTACTACAACTATGAGGGTATCCGCCGTCAAGGTGTTATAAAGTACTTTAAGCACTTCCTTGGTCCTGTTTGGTGGTTATACTGGTTGATGTTCCCGATCGAGATAGTTTCTCACATCTCTCGTCTGGTATCTCTTAGCTTCCGTCTTTTTGGTAACGTTAAGGGTGACGATATGTTCTTGATGGTAATCCTTATGCTTGCTCCATGGGTTCTTCCTCTGATCCCATTTGCTCTTCTTACATTTATGGCATTCCTGCAGGCATTCATCTTTATGATGCTTACGTATGTTTACCTCGGTGGAGCTATAGCTGTTGACGAACACTAA
- the gatB gene encoding Asp-tRNA(Asn)/Glu-tRNA(Gln) amidotransferase subunit GatB, producing MFQVVIGLEVHVQLNTKTKLFCSCPTSFNHKQNTNTCPTCLALPGALPVLNKEVLHKSVMFGTAVDATINQTSYFDRKSYFYPDSPSAYQITQLYTPIVEHGKLRIDFEDGTHKIIRINRAHIEADAGKNIHDGPLSKVDLNRAGTPLLEIVSEPDLRSAEEVTLYLKKLHSIIRYLDIGDANMQEGSFRVDVNVSIRPKGDEKLYTRVEIKNINSFRFIQRAIELEVARQSEAWEDGVYDKEILQETRLFDQVKQETRSMRGKEEAADYRYFPEPDLLKAVVTDEMMEEFSKIPELPDEKMERFVKDYGMSEYNAMVVTSSLEMAHFFERMMDEGISAKNALTWLTVELQGRFKGEVNISNSPVDAKKLGFLVKRIEDGTISGKAAKEVLDYLLEKGGEVDSAIDALGLKQVSDTGAIEAICDAIINANQDKVAEYQGGKEKLFGFFVGQVMKESKGSANPATVNEILKAKLG from the coding sequence ATGTTTCAAGTAGTTATCGGTCTAGAAGTCCACGTTCAGCTAAATACAAAAACTAAACTTTTTTGCTCATGTCCTACGAGTTTTAATCACAAACAAAATACAAATACCTGTCCTACATGTCTGGCACTCCCCGGAGCGCTTCCGGTTCTGAACAAAGAGGTGCTTCACAAGTCTGTAATGTTCGGTACTGCAGTTGATGCGACAATCAATCAGACATCTTATTTTGACAGAAAAAGCTACTTTTACCCCGACAGCCCATCTGCTTACCAGATCACCCAGCTCTACACTCCGATAGTCGAGCATGGAAAACTTCGCATAGATTTCGAGGACGGTACGCACAAGATCATCCGTATAAACCGTGCTCATATCGAAGCAGATGCTGGGAAGAATATACATGATGGACCTCTCTCAAAAGTTGACTTGAACCGCGCAGGAACTCCGCTCTTAGAGATAGTTAGCGAGCCTGATCTAAGAAGTGCCGAAGAGGTTACTCTCTATCTTAAAAAGCTCCACTCTATTATCCGCTATCTTGATATAGGCGATGCAAATATGCAAGAGGGCTCTTTTCGCGTGGATGTAAACGTCTCTATCCGCCCTAAAGGTGACGAGAAACTCTACACCCGTGTGGAGATAAAAAATATCAACAGCTTTAGGTTTATTCAAAGAGCCATAGAGCTTGAAGTTGCTCGCCAGAGTGAAGCTTGGGAAGACGGTGTTTATGATAAAGAGATTCTTCAAGAGACAAGACTTTTTGACCAAGTAAAGCAAGAGACACGCTCAATGCGCGGTAAAGAGGAAGCGGCAGATTACCGCTACTTCCCTGAACCTGACTTGCTAAAAGCAGTAGTTACAGATGAGATGATGGAGGAGTTTAGCAAGATACCTGAACTTCCTGACGAGAAGATGGAGCGTTTCGTAAAAGATTACGGCATGAGCGAGTATAACGCTATGGTTGTTACATCTTCGCTTGAGATGGCGCATTTCTTCGAGAGAATGATGGATGAGGGCATAAGCGCTAAAAATGCTCTCACATGGCTGACCGTTGAGCTTCAAGGCAGATTTAAAGGAGAAGTTAATATCTCAAACTCTCCAGTCGATGCTAAGAAACTCGGCTTTTTGGTAAAAAGAATAGAGGACGGCACCATAAGCGGAAAAGCTGCAAAAGAGGTGCTTGACTATCTTTTAGAAAAAGGTGGCGAGGTAGATTCGGCCATAGATGCACTTGGACTAAAACAGGTAAGCGATACGGGTGCGATAGAAGCTATTTGTGATGCTATTATAAATGCAAACCAAGACAAAGTAGCAGAGTATCAAGGTGGTAAAGAGAAGCTTTTTGGCTTCTTTGTAGGGCAGGTGATGAAGGAGTCCAAAGGAAGTGCAAACCCTGCAACCGTTAACGAGATACTAAAAGCAAAGTTGGGATAG
- a CDS encoding type II toxin-antitoxin system RelE family toxin produces MYELHFLSSAKKEFKKLDRVAQKIIKEKLLLLVTNPDILKNNIKALKGEYKGKFRLRINQYRVVFQVKDEELIIIVVRVGHRKEVY; encoded by the coding sequence ATGTATGAACTTCACTTTTTAAGCAGTGCAAAAAAAGAGTTCAAAAAGCTTGACAGAGTAGCTCAAAAAATTATCAAAGAAAAACTCCTCCTCTTAGTCACAAACCCTGACATCTTAAAAAACAATATCAAAGCCCTCAAAGGCGAATACAAAGGCAAATTTAGACTTCGCATAAACCAATACAGAGTTGTTTTTCAGGTTAAAGATGAAGAACTGATAATCATAGTAGTTCGAGTTGGGCATAGGAAAGAGGTTTATTAG
- a CDS encoding CopG family transcriptional regulator gives MHKIRSTFTVSDFIIDELNSVSQELNEKKSHIVEKALSMYFDALDEKLSDQRLKNLENKKEKLIPASEVFKELGL, from the coding sequence ATGCATAAAATAAGAAGCACATTTACAGTCTCTGACTTTATCATTGATGAGTTAAACAGTGTATCGCAAGAGCTAAATGAGAAGAAAAGTCATATTGTTGAAAAAGCTCTTAGTATGTACTTTGATGCACTTGATGAAAAACTCTCAGACCAAAGACTTAAAAATCTTGAAAATAAAAAAGAGAAGCTTATCCCCGCAAGTGAAGTTTTTAAAGAGCTAGGTTTATAG
- a CDS encoding tRNA pseudouridine(13) synthase TruD, with translation MSTIIKELDREYLHSTQDIDFKFYQNEKDFVVDEIPMGEFLGRGNYLILKVQKVELTTWDMIAIFAEYLAIPAQKIGYAGLKDKHATTTQYLSVETKYEALLKKFHHNQIKILSTTRHSHSIRMGDLVGNRFSINLYELDAIDAGKIEKVARKIAKSGLPNYFGYQRFGRDAGSIEQAREMVKGELFIEDSKLKSFLISVYQSDFFNEWLRERILLSKESGSSEFVLLSGDVFVSKDGKLSTPKLIPSKEFAAKKIAPTGLLCGRDAFRAKYDAAEIEKKYDDEFLQEKGQRREALVYPSDINCKYVKKETMLNISFTMPKGSYATVFLESIAGKNYSAKDVKRDKKSKKR, from the coding sequence ATTTCTACAATTATAAAAGAACTGGACAGAGAGTATCTCCACTCCACGCAGGATATCGACTTTAAATTTTACCAAAACGAGAAGGATTTCGTAGTCGATGAGATCCCTATGGGAGAGTTTTTAGGCAGAGGAAACTACCTCATACTAAAGGTGCAAAAAGTTGAACTTACAACTTGGGATATGATAGCAATCTTCGCGGAGTATTTGGCTATTCCCGCTCAAAAGATAGGTTACGCAGGACTTAAGGACAAGCATGCGACGACGACGCAGTATCTCTCGGTTGAGACAAAATATGAGGCTCTGCTTAAGAAGTTTCATCACAATCAGATAAAGATACTAAGCACCACAAGGCACTCTCACTCCATAAGAATGGGAGACCTTGTAGGAAACAGATTTAGCATAAATCTTTATGAGCTAGATGCGATTGACGCGGGCAAGATAGAAAAAGTTGCCAGAAAAATAGCAAAAAGCGGACTTCCGAACTACTTTGGCTACCAGAGATTCGGGCGTGATGCGGGAAGCATAGAGCAGGCAAGAGAGATGGTAAAGGGCGAGCTCTTTATAGAGGATTCAAAGCTTAAGAGCTTTTTGATCTCCGTGTACCAGAGTGACTTCTTTAACGAATGGCTAAGAGAGAGAATACTGCTAAGCAAAGAGAGCGGCTCTTCGGAGTTCGTGCTTCTTAGCGGTGATGTGTTCGTCTCAAAAGATGGCAAACTCTCCACTCCAAAGTTGATCCCTTCAAAAGAGTTTGCAGCAAAGAAGATAGCTCCAACCGGACTTCTTTGCGGAAGAGATGCTTTTCGCGCCAAATATGATGCCGCAGAGATAGAGAAAAAATATGATGATGAGTTTTTGCAAGAAAAAGGGCAGAGACGTGAAGCTCTTGTTTATCCGAGCGATATTAACTGCAAATATGTTAAAAAAGAGACAATGCTCAATATCTCTTTTACGATGCCAAAAGGCTCTTACGCAACTGTGTTTTTAGAGAGTATTGCGGGGAAAAACTACAGTGCTAAAGATGTAAAAAGAGACAAAAAGAGCAAAAAAAGGTAG
- a CDS encoding heavy metal-binding domain-containing protein, with product MEFASLLIFSFFVLIVWSQISSKKKAKERSTNMDEMLNQLRNEVLSISGSSIPGKEVKKIIGMVRGVSDTQASRKEEFELAEKEALYKMLMEAKSLGANAVIDIKLNTGTYERQGSKWQVSQAVYNGTAVEV from the coding sequence ATGGAATTCGCATCATTGCTTATTTTTAGTTTTTTTGTATTGATTGTCTGGTCTCAAATATCTTCAAAGAAGAAAGCCAAAGAACGCTCAACAAACATGGATGAAATGCTCAACCAATTACGAAATGAAGTATTAAGCATATCTGGCTCATCTATTCCTGGTAAAGAAGTCAAGAAGATCATTGGCATGGTTCGCGGTGTATCCGATACACAGGCGAGTAGAAAAGAAGAGTTCGAGTTGGCTGAAAAAGAGGCTCTATATAAGATGCTAATGGAAGCGAAGTCTCTAGGTGCGAATGCTGTAATAGATATAAAGCTGAATACAGGGACATATGAGCGGCAAGGATCAAAATGGCAAGTTTCTCAGGCTGTTTATAATGGCACTGCTGTAGAAGTATAG
- a CDS encoding bifunctional riboflavin kinase/FAD synthetase, giving the protein MKESTSIAIGGFDGMHIGHQQLFGALDENSTIVVIETGYANLTPKKEREHFSHHPIIYLELDDIRHLSGEEFIAFLKEKFPKLQKIVVGYDFHFGKNRKYSFNDLKTLFDGEVVVIDEVTLHGDSVHSHKIRAKLQIGDIEGANAFLGHNYTIKGRVVSGQGIGKKELVATINIEAKEFLMPKEGVYATLTRIDDEEHFHPSVSFVGHRVTTDGSFAVESHILDGEVSCKERARISFVNFIRENKKFDSLDELRKAIKKDIAIASKELKFLQL; this is encoded by the coding sequence TTGAAAGAGAGCACATCCATAGCCATAGGCGGTTTTGACGGTATGCACATCGGACATCAGCAGCTTTTTGGAGCGTTGGATGAGAATAGCACTATTGTCGTTATTGAGACTGGTTATGCAAACCTTACTCCAAAAAAGGAGCGCGAGCACTTTTCGCATCATCCTATCATCTACCTTGAACTTGACGATATCCGTCACTTGAGCGGGGAGGAGTTCATAGCTTTTTTAAAAGAGAAGTTCCCAAAACTTCAAAAGATAGTCGTCGGGTATGATTTTCATTTTGGAAAAAACAGAAAATACTCCTTCAATGACCTAAAAACTTTATTCGACGGAGAGGTAGTAGTTATCGATGAGGTGACTCTGCACGGAGACTCCGTTCATTCGCACAAGATAAGAGCGAAACTCCAGATTGGAGATATTGAGGGAGCTAACGCTTTTTTAGGGCATAATTACACCATCAAAGGCAGAGTGGTTTCAGGTCAGGGTATAGGCAAAAAAGAGCTCGTTGCTACTATAAACATAGAGGCAAAAGAGTTCTTGATGCCAAAAGAGGGCGTTTACGCAACACTCACACGCATAGACGATGAGGAGCATTTTCATCCATCTGTCTCGTTTGTAGGGCACAGAGTGACAACGGACGGAAGTTTTGCCGTAGAGAGCCACATACTTGACGGCGAAGTCTCATGCAAAGAGCGCGCACGCATCAGTTTTGTTAACTTTATCAGAGAGAACAAAAAATTCGACTCGTTAGACGAGTTAAGAAAAGCTATAAAAAAAGATATAGCGATCGCTTCAAAGGAGCTAAAATTTCTACAATTATAA
- a CDS encoding NAD-binding protein: protein MRKSTALLFGYNDYTLEIVKNISLYYENIKIFRLDEGSDKNIQNSKYEILRFDLSDDWDELKGSVNIEECTAFCLLEDTAENIFLTISLREAFHELTIVALADDKESGDKLSLAGASKVIPTIRTTANMIVEMLEKPIITQVLHNILYEKSDLKIAQIRVDNTHKFEGVYPYDIDWGAEYNVLVLSVLREDLETEFIYSAKARHHHIKEGDVFVVVGYESDLGEFEKIMGSRYD, encoded by the coding sequence ATGAGAAAGAGTACCGCACTGCTTTTTGGGTATAACGACTATACGCTGGAGATCGTAAAAAATATCTCTCTTTATTATGAAAATATAAAGATATTCAGACTTGATGAGGGCAGTGATAAAAATATACAAAACAGCAAGTACGAAATATTAAGATTTGATCTAAGCGATGATTGGGATGAGCTAAAGGGCAGCGTCAATATAGAGGAGTGTACAGCTTTTTGTCTGCTTGAGGATACGGCAGAGAATATCTTTTTGACTATCTCGCTTAGAGAGGCATTTCATGAGCTCACTATAGTGGCTCTGGCAGATGATAAAGAGAGCGGTGACAAACTCTCTCTTGCAGGAGCCTCAAAGGTTATACCGACGATCAGGACAACGGCAAATATGATAGTGGAGATGCTTGAAAAGCCTATAATCACACAAGTCCTTCACAATATTTTGTATGAAAAGAGCGACTTGAAGATCGCTCAGATAAGAGTGGATAATACTCATAAATTTGAGGGAGTCTACCCATACGACATAGATTGGGGAGCAGAGTATAATGTGCTTGTCTTATCGGTTCTAAGAGAAGATCTGGAGACCGAGTTTATATATTCGGCAAAGGCAAGACATCACCACATAAAAGAGGGTGATGTATTTGTAGTTGTCGGGTATGAGAGTGATTTGGGAGAATTTGAAAAGATCATGGGGAGCAGATATGACTAA
- a CDS encoding ion transporter, giving the protein MLKRLIVDGAYAVNTSKRYAKIKHFFYNFLENDSNKYKKIFDLFMIALIFSSVAILIREVKSHVDDTLLFFNNYVISIIFLIEYLLRFWVTSSVSEIIIKHSEYDVMLKREFSLLKAFKEIIVTKMRYIFSIKAIIDLLAILPFFHELRLMRLFVLFRVFKLFRYAKSIQTFGSVVATKKFEFLTLFIFASIIIFVSSVLIYVMEANNPASPVNTLFEAIYWAVVTISTVGYGDITPVTEEGRIVAMFVIVAGIAVFSFTTSLIVTAFTEKLDEIKDDKLINDIAKMKSFYLICGYEGISKEIAKKLSHNSDIIVLEENDKKARQAKKDGFFTLNYDPGSIESYRKLRINIQEQVKAILCLGHSDVENVYTALTVRSFNKDVYILSILKNKMNKNKLMFAGVNEVFYEKELVGMIAKGLAGQKIAFEAIHALRSSYNGVDMQEIVVNERIAGNYKTIGELQNKKFRILLLGLYKSSSKEFLFNPKDDMPVQAGDYLLLIGNVQFIKEFNSFLYKKDGR; this is encoded by the coding sequence TTGTTAAAGCGTTTGATAGTAGACGGCGCCTACGCGGTAAATACCTCAAAACGTTATGCTAAGATAAAGCACTTTTTTTACAATTTTTTAGAAAACGATTCCAACAAATACAAAAAGATATTTGACCTCTTTATGATAGCGCTTATCTTCTCAAGCGTTGCCATCCTCATTAGAGAGGTAAAGTCTCACGTAGACGATACACTCCTTTTTTTCAACAACTACGTGATCTCAATCATTTTTCTTATAGAGTATCTTCTTCGGTTTTGGGTGACTAGCAGTGTAAGCGAGATAATCATTAAGCATAGCGAATATGACGTTATGCTAAAGAGAGAGTTTAGTCTTCTAAAAGCTTTTAAAGAGATCATCGTTACAAAGATGCGCTACATTTTCTCTATTAAAGCTATCATAGACCTGCTTGCTATACTGCCGTTCTTCCATGAGCTAAGACTTATGAGGCTTTTTGTTCTATTTAGGGTATTTAAGCTCTTTAGATATGCAAAGAGCATCCAGACATTCGGCTCCGTGGTTGCAACTAAGAAGTTTGAGTTTTTAACACTTTTTATATTTGCATCTATAATTATTTTTGTATCATCCGTACTTATATACGTTATGGAGGCGAACAATCCAGCTTCACCTGTAAATACCCTTTTTGAAGCGATATACTGGGCAGTCGTGACGATCTCCACGGTCGGTTATGGAGATATTACCCCTGTGACCGAGGAGGGGAGGATTGTGGCTATGTTTGTAATCGTAGCCGGAATCGCAGTATTCTCTTTTACAACCTCTTTGATAGTGACCGCATTTACGGAGAAACTTGATGAGATAAAAGATGACAAGCTAATCAATGACATAGCTAAGATGAAAAGCTTCTACCTAATATGCGGCTATGAGGGAATTTCAAAAGAGATCGCAAAAAAATTATCTCATAATAGTGATATTATTGTTTTAGAGGAGAATGACAAAAAAGCCAGACAGGCAAAAAAAGATGGTTTTTTTACTCTTAATTACGACCCCGGAAGCATAGAGAGCTACAGAAAACTTCGCATAAATATACAAGAGCAGGTAAAGGCGATACTCTGCCTCGGGCATAGCGATGTTGAGAATGTTTATACCGCTTTGACGGTGCGCTCTTTCAACAAAGATGTTTATATACTCTCTATTTTAAAAAACAAGATGAATAAAAATAAGCTGATGTTTGCAGGCGTAAATGAGGTCTTTTACGAAAAAGAGCTTGTGGGAATGATCGCAAAGGGTCTTGCAGGACAAAAGATAGCATTTGAGGCGATTCACGCTCTTCGTTCAAGCTATAACGGTGTTGATATGCAAGAGATAGTTGTAAATGAGAGAATAGCAGGCAACTACAAAACTATAGGCGAGCTTCAAAATAAAAAGTTCAGGATACTTCTTCTGGGACTTTATAAAAGCAGCTCAAAAGAGTTCTTGTTCAATCCAAAAGATGATATGCCTGTTCAAGCAGGAGACTATCTGCTGCTTATAGGAAACGTGCAGTTTATAAAAGAGTTTAACAGCTTTTTATACAAAAAGGATGGCAGATGA
- a CDS encoding NAD(P)H-dependent glycerol-3-phosphate dehydrogenase: MTKVGVIGAGKWGSALAFALSEKCEVYITSRTPRDMKNFVSLDEILKLEYIVIAIPAQQVSSWLRENFKYNDHKILVAAKGIEASTGRFLNEIYEEYVPDDNIAFLSGPSFATEVMKSLPTALVVNSKNEELSQKFASFFPSFIKTYTSTDVAGAEVAGAYKNVIAIAAGICEGLNLGKNAAASLISRGLVEMQRFGKEYGAKEESFVGLSGAGDLFLTASSTMSRNFRVGLGIAEGKSKEQIVEELGEVAEGIGTTYALYKIAQEKDLYLPIAREVYNMLEGLDPHVSLSNFLAN, encoded by the coding sequence ATGACTAAGGTAGGAGTAATAGGAGCCGGAAAATGGGGAAGTGCTTTGGCATTTGCGTTGAGCGAGAAGTGTGAAGTCTACATAACTTCAAGAACCCCGCGCGATATGAAAAATTTTGTCTCTTTGGATGAGATCTTAAAGCTTGAGTACATTGTCATCGCAATTCCCGCTCAGCAGGTTTCATCATGGCTAAGAGAGAACTTCAAATACAACGATCACAAGATACTTGTAGCGGCAAAAGGCATAGAGGCGAGTACGGGGAGATTTTTAAACGAAATATACGAAGAGTATGTGCCGGATGACAATATCGCTTTTCTATCGGGTCCATCATTCGCAACGGAGGTTATGAAGTCGCTCCCTACCGCGCTTGTCGTAAACTCCAAAAATGAGGAGTTAAGTCAAAAGTTTGCTTCGTTTTTTCCATCGTTTATAAAGACATACACCTCTACTGATGTTGCAGGCGCTGAGGTTGCGGGTGCATACAAGAATGTCATAGCAATAGCAGCAGGAATATGCGAAGGTCTTAATCTTGGCAAAAATGCGGCCGCATCGCTAATATCTAGAGGTCTTGTAGAGATGCAGAGGTTTGGCAAAGAGTATGGCGCAAAAGAGGAGAGCTTTGTAGGTCTCAGCGGAGCAGGGGATCTCTTTTTAACCGCATCATCGACCATGAGCAGAAACTTTCGCGTCGGTTTGGGGATTGCAGAGGGCAAATCTAAAGAGCAGATAGTAGAGGAGCTCGGAGAGGTTGCAGAGGGCATCGGAACAACATACGCGCTCTATAAAATAGCCCAAGAGAAAGATCTATATCTTCCCATAGCAAGAGAGGTCTATAATATGTTAGAGGGCTTAGACCCGCATGTCAGTTTGAGTAATTTCCTTGCAAATTAA
- a CDS encoding CBU_0592 family membrane protein, with protein MNSFLVDVIGIVGVAIVVATYFLLQSEKIDSKGFLYSFLNAFGSLLIMYSLLYNWNLASFIIEFFWILISLYGLRKWYRSKKQNAFNDNI; from the coding sequence ATGAACAGTTTTTTAGTAGATGTCATTGGCATTGTGGGTGTAGCAATAGTCGTAGCAACATACTTTTTACTCCAAAGCGAAAAAATAGACTCAAAAGGTTTTTTATACTCGTTTCTCAACGCTTTCGGCTCGCTGCTTATTATGTACTCGCTTCTTTATAACTGGAATCTTGCTTCTTTCATTATAGAGTTTTTTTGGATTTTGATAAGCCTCTACGGGCTTAGAAAGTGGTATAGAAGCAAAAAGCAAAATGCTTTTAATGATAATATATAG